The Phormidium yuhuli AB48 DNA window CCTCTTCATACTCCGGCTGCTTGGTCTTCTGAGGAATATTCACCTTCGGAGGATCGTAGGCCCGCTGGTCTTCTTCCTCAGACCAAGCATCGGCCTCAATATCCTCATATTCCACCGGCTGAGAATAATCCGGATAATCCGCCTCCTCATACACCGGTTCCTCCCGATAGGGTTCCGGCTCATAGGGTGGCTCGTACTGACTGCGACTGGTGTCACTCCAGTTTTCCGTCTCCGGCTCGTCATACTCCACATACACCGGTTCCGGTTCTGGCTCGTAGAGAGGTTCCGGTTGCGGCTGCGTCCATTCGTCTTCGTCCCATTGCTGCTCAGCCTGGATGGCCTGACGGCGAGGTTCTGGGGGAGCGGTGGGAATACCACTACCGAGTTGATTCTCAGGACGAGCCGTTGGGGTGTAAAATTCTTCTTCCTCTTCCCGTTCCCAAGGCGCACTCCCTAACCCGAGCCGTTCCATGACGCCCACGGATAACTGAGTCAATCGCTCCTCAGCACCTTCAAAGACAATCAGACGATTGGGGCCACTACTGACAATCTCCTCAATGGGAAGTTCGTAGGTACTCAGCAACTGCTCGGGAATCTGGGGAATACCAATCGAGGCGACGATGATAGAGACGACCTTACCATCGCGGGTGTCGAACTTGAAGCCCCGGACTTTGCCCAGCAGTTCCCCCACCTCCGTGATGACTTCGCTGTTGATGATGGTGCTGTACATCTCAACATCGAGGTCGTCTTCGATGACTTCATCAGTATCCACTAGGATGACATCACCAATCTGGCGGATGCGATCGAGCTGCATATAACGGGGTAGGCCAGCCACCGCAAGGATATTATCCCGCATTCCAAGGGCGACCACCTCCCGGCGATCAATATCTACCCAAATTTGGCTGACGACTCCGAGCCGCCTCCCGCCGTCGCGGGTGATGACTTGGGTTCCTAACAGATCGGAGCGTTGACGGATGTGTTCGGATGTCATTCTAGATGGAATCCTACGAGTCGAATCCTGGTTAATATACTCTACTATCAGACCGATCGCTCTGGCGAGAGAGATTCTTGAGTATCTGTTGACGGTTGCTGCTGCAACGTTAACCCCAACACCTGGGTATAAGCACCTCGGGCCTGGGTGACACCAATGGTTCTCGCGGCGGCGGCGATAGTGGGACGGCGCAAACTCACGACAATAAATTGCGCGGCTTGGGCCTGCTTTTTAATCATTTTAGCTAATCGTTCCACATTTGCCCCGTCGAGAAACATATCTACCTCGTCAAAGGCGTAAAACGGGGAGGGCCGATAGCGTTGTAGGGCGAAGATAAAACTCAAGGCCGTTAGAGATTTCTCTCCCCCCGACATCGACGCCAAGCGTTGCACGGGTTTCCCCTTGGGATGAGCTACCAGGTTCAAGCCCCCATTAAAGGGGTCTTCCGGGTCGCTCAGTTGCAGATGTCCGTCCCCCTCAGACAGTTCCGCGAAGATTTGGGCAAAATTTTCATTCACCGCGTCAAAGGCTTCTTTAAATGCCCGTAAACGCAGGGTGGTGAAGTTTTCGATGCGTAATAGGAGTTCCTGACGTTCATCCTGGAGAATGGCCAGTTTCTCGCTCAGTTCCTCCAGACGAGCCTGAGTCCGCTCAAACTCCTCTAGGGCCAACATATTCACCGGTTCCATGGCTTCGATGCGTTTGGCGAGGCTACGGAGTTCTTTGTCCAAGGTGTCCAGTTTATGCTGGGGGGGAACCTCCGGGAGTGGGTTGGGGAGTTCTTGCTCTTGTTCTCGCAATTGGTCCCGTACCTGCTGGAGTTGTTCAACTCGTCCCTCTTGGGTTTCTTGCAGTTTCTGTAACCGCCAGTCGGTTTGTTGTTGGCTGACGCGCAATTCCCGCAGTCGGGCTTCGGCGCGATCGCGGGCCTGTTTCTCTTCCCCCAATTTGGCCTCAATTTCGGCAAAACTGGCACGAGTCTGAGCTATCTGCTCCTCTAATTCCTCTAAATGCTGTGCGAGTTGCTGCTGCTGTTGTTCAATCTCCTGACGGCGATGCTGAAGTTCCCCCAACTGCTGCTGACGTTCCTGAGTTTTCTCTGTCAGTCGCTCCTGTTGACGGACTAACTCCCGCAACCGTTCTTCCGCCTCCCGCAAACTCTGGGTGCGTTGGGCCAGGATTTCTTCCCGTTGTTGAATCTCCTGTTGATACTGTTGCCATTCTTGGTGGGTTTGGGATTTCTCCAATTCCGCCAGTTGGTCCCGCAGGCCCTGTAATTGCTGTTCCTGTTGTGGGAGTTCCTGTTGCAGTTGCTGGAAACGGGCCTGGGTTCTATCGAGTTCTTGGCGTTGTTGCTGTTGTTGCGATCGCCCCTGTTCCTGTTGCTGCTGTAAACTCTCAATATCCTGCCCCAGTCGTTCCCGGCGCAATTGCAGTTCGCGATGTTGCTGTTTCGCCTCCATCAGAGCCTTCGCCCCTAACTTCAGTTCACTACTCCAGCGTAAAATCTCCCCCTCACAGCGTTCGAGAATCTCGCCAATCTGCCGTAGGCGATCGCGCAACCCCTTCACTTCCGCCGATTCCCCACTATCCACATTGCCAAAATGCAGATGAGACGCTCCCCGCCGCTGACTTCCCCCCGTCATGGCCCCACTCGCTTCCAGGAGTTCCCCATCCAGGGTCACCATCCGGGCCTGTCCCAACAAACGACGAGCATTATCCAAAGAATCAAACACCACCGTTGAGCCAAACACATAGGCAAAAATGCTGTCATAGCGTTCCTCACAATCAATCAGATTCACCGCATAGTCAACAAAACCCGGACTCCGTTCCACCTCGGGAGCGCGTTGAAAGCGGGGGGCGTGAATCTTGTTGAGCGGTAAAAAGGTCGCTCGCCCAGCCCGTTTTTCTTTCAAAAGCTGAATCGCCGCTGAGGCGACTAAATCATCTTCAACGACAACAAAGCCCAATCGTCCCCCAGCCGCCGTTTCTAGGGCAATTTGCACGTCGCTCTCGACCCGTCCCAGTTGGGATACCAACCCACAAATTCCGCTCAATCCTGACTGTTCTACCACTTGACTGGCATAACTGCCCGAGGCTTCCTGGAGAGCTTGATTTTGGGCTTCGAGCTTATCGAGACGGCGTTGTTTATCCCGCTGTTCTTGCTGGAGACGGGTTTGGGTGTCTTGCTGAATCTGCAATTCTTCTTCGGCGGCTTGGCTGGTGCGTTCGAGCTGTTGCAGATGCTCCTGGGCCTTGGTTTCAGCCTCTTGGAGTTGCTCATACTCCTGTTGACTCTCGTGCAGTTGTTCCTCTCGTTGGGCGATCGCCGTCTCCCGTTGACTGAGTTGTTCCCCCAATTGAGCCAGTCGTTCCCGAAGTTGGGCCTGTTCCGTCCGTTGGGGTTCCAGGGTTCCTAGGAGGGTTTCGGTTTGCTGACGCAGTTGGGTTTGTTCTTGCACCCAGGCCTGAGCGCGATCGGCTAAGGCGTTAGCGGACTCTCGCGCGCGTTCCAGTTCCCCTTGAGCCAACTCCCGTGACTCCCGCCGGGTGGGCAGTTGGTCCGTTTCGAGCAGTTGCTGTTGTTGCCGCAGTTGCTCCTGTTGCTGTTGGCTTTGGGCGATCGCCGTCTCCGTTTGGGCGATCGCCCTCTCCAGTTCCTGACCGTGTTGCTGTAACTCCTCCCGTCGCTGCTGGCGTTGTTGCTGTTCCGCTTCCTGACGGGCCAACTCCGACTGACGAGCCAAGAGTTCCTCTTCTCCCAAGGCCTTCACCTGCTGATTCAAAATATCCAGTTCATCGCTGGCCTGTTTCAAGTTCTCCGTCAGTTGAGCCAGCGTCTCCTGAAGCTCCCGCCGAGTGCGATCGCCCGCCGCCAGTTGTTCACCAATCTGCTCTTGGCGTTGGCGCAATTGCTGCCACTGTAACACCCGGGCCCAAGCTTGTTTTTCCTGTAATTCCTGGCGCAACCGTTGATATTGTTCCGCTTTGAGGCGATCGGCGGCCAGGCGATCGCGCTGGGTTGTCAGTTCCTTCTCAACAATACGACAGCGATCCTCGCGTTCCTCAACTTCCGCAAACTTCTCTTGGGCCCGATCAATTTTGCGATCGAAGGCCGCCACCCCAGCCAACTCATCAATAATCTCCCGCCGTTCCCGAGCATTCATGGAGATAATACTGGTGACATCCCCCTGAAGCACCACGTTATAGCCCTCGGGATAGACGCGCAACTCATTGAGTTGTTCATGTAACTCCCCCAGAGTACAAACCTCACCATTAATCGCATATTGCGACGTATAGCCCCCCGAGCGAGTCACCCGTAGCCGCCGCGTCACCCGCCAATCGCGATGTTGGGGGATTTCCTCAGTTTCAGATATCTGGATATCCGGGTTCTCATCTGAGGGTTCATCCGACGTCTCATCGGCCGTCTCATTAGCCTGCACCCGTCCCCACAAGCGATCCTCCGGAGACAAGTCAAAGGTAACACTGACACTGGCCTCCACCGTTGACCTACGTTTATTTTGCTGTTGATTGACCAAATCCGGCAGGCGATCGGCCCGCATCCCTTTCGAGGAAGCAATCCCTAGACAAAACAACAGAGCATCCAAAATGTTGGATTTCCCAGAACCGTTCGGCCCCGAAATCACCGTGAACTCGCGACGGAACGGCACTCTCGTGGTTCCCCCAAAGGATTTAAAGTTAGTGAGTTCAATTTCCTTGATATAAACCATGGGGAAGGCAAGAGGCAAGAGGCAAAAGGGGGGAATACCAGAACCCGGAACTGGAGGTAGGTGAACCCGGGTCTTGGGGCGATCGCCCCCGAGAGCAGGGATTTGATAGAATGCCACTAAAGCTGACAGGGGAGCAAGGGAAATCCAAGTATGAACGTTGCCATCTTTGAAGTATGTCGCAATCCCGAAATTCGCAAACAAACGGAAACCCTCCTGCTCTCCCAAGCCTTTGAACGTCTCGGCATTTCCTGCCAAGTCTATAGCAATGATGGCATCTGGTCGCGACGAACCTTCCTCAATCCTAGCTTATTGCAGAACGCCCTCAGTGATGGGCCCCTTGATGCCGTTCATCTAGCTCTCCATGGCGATCGCGATGGTCTTGTCCTAGGATGGTCTCAAGCCGAAAAAATCCGCGATCGCCGTCCCCAAACCCGCCTCTCCCCCAATGCGATCGAGACCATGACCCAATGGCGGGGTAAACTCATCGTCAGTGGTGCCGCCAGCGTCTATCCCCTCGCCGACGCCTTCCTGCAAGCCGGCGCCTCTGGAGTCGTCGTCCCAGAACGCTCCATCTCCTATCAGAACCTCGTTCCCTTCCTAGACATCTTCTATGGCAAGCTGGCGAATCGTCAAGCTCCCCAAACTGCCCTCGACAGCGCCATTCGCCAATTCCCCGATCTCCAAAGCTTTCGCCTCCTCTCTCGTCGCAATACTCCCGGATTGAGTTAAGCCCCCAAACCCATCCCCCAGTCCTCTTGACAAACTCTTCCCTGACAATTACTCTCATTAAGGTTGCTGCTAATTCAGAATAGTTCTAAATTAGCAGCTGCCAATCATCCTAAACGATGGCATTGAACCATCCCGAGCCTAATCCCTATCAGGCCCGGCATAGTTCAATGCCGATCTCCGGGACTGAACACCCAAGTTAGTTTCATACCCCATGGGAAATCGTCGGTTTACTATAGCCGATGCCCCTGGTTTTGAGTGGATTGCCCGAGCTAGCTGCTCTTCTACAACTAACAATTTTTATCAACTTTCATCCCCATACCCCCTGAGAGGATATCATGAAACGAAGAACCGTCATTTCTCTGATTAGCCTAGCCACCGCCACCAGCACCCTACTGATCGCCTGTGATGCCCAGGATAGTCCAACAGCCGATGGTGCAGCTGATGGTGCAGCCGGTGGAGGAGATGCCCTCGTCGTTTATTCCGGTCGTGGGGAAGATCTCATCGGTCCAATGTTCGAGCGTTTTGAAGCCGAAACGGGTATTCAGGTCAATGTCCGCTATGGCGACACCGCCGAACTGGCTGCCACCATTCTCGAAGAAGGTGATAACTCCCCAGCCGATATCTACTTCGCCCAAGATGCCGGGGCCTTAGGGGCCCTACAGGTCGAAGGTCGAACTCGCAATATCCCTGACAACCTGCTCAACCAGGTCGATTCGCGCTTCCGTTCCCGAGAAGGACAATGGGTTGGCATCACCGGACGGGCCCGAGTCTTTGCCTACAACACCGATATGCTCGATGCCGAAGACGTTCCCAACTCCATCTGGGACTTAACCGAACCGGAATGGTCTGGTCGAGTTGGCTGGGCCCCCACTAATGGCTCCTTCCAGGCCTTTGTTTCTGCTATTCGGGAACATGAAGGAGAAGAGCGGGCCCGGGAATGGCTCGAAGGTATGAAAGCCAATGATCCCCAAGTTTTTCGCAACAATACGTCCATTGTTGAAGGTCTCGGTCGCGGTGAAGTAGAAGTAGGATTAGTCAACAACTACTACCTAGCTCGTTTCCAAGCCGAAGATCCCAACTTCCCCGTTGCTCACCATTACCCCAGTGGTGATATTGGCTCCATGATTAACATCGCTGGGGTTGCCATCCTCAACAGTACCAATCAACCCGAGGCCGCCGAAGCCTTCGTCGAGTTCATGCTCAGCCCCGAGGCCCAACAACACTTCGCCGAAGGAAACAGTGAATATCCCTTAATTTCTGGCATTGAACCTCCCAATGACCAATTGCCTATTGCTGAGATTAACCCCCCGGATATCGACCTGAGCAGTTTAGAAGACTTAGAGCAATACTCCGGACAGATTTAGGATGCAAGAGCACCGTAGGATAGGAGTTCCGAGTAGTTGGGATGGGATTTAATTAAAGTCGGGTCTAAGTCAAAGCTGTCGATAAATAGGTCAAAAAGATGCTCATTGAGAGCCAAGCGTTTGAGAGAGGCGATGGAAAAACTCAAAGGTTCAGCACGAGTGTGGGTCGATTGTAAGGTGGCTTTGGCTAAATTGAGAGCCAGGAGACTGGCATTAACATGAGAGTCGAGGGCTTCAGCGGAGCGGGCCTCACAATCAGAGAAGCCCAGAAACTGACGAGCATCGCGAAAAATAAACTCAATTTGGAAACGAGCGGTGTAACAACGATAGAGATGGAGGGGGTCAAGGGTGACATCGGTGGAAAACAAGACCACGTAACTGCGTCGTCCATTCTGCTCTTTGAGCAAATAAGCCAAACGAACCGGTCGTCGAAAGTTAACTGACCAGACCACGGCTGTGTATAGAGAAACTCCTTCGTCTAAAGTGGCAACGAAAGTCAAACGACTCGGGTCAGTCAAATCAACCTTACCGTCATAGCGACGGGGGCGACCTCGTCCCCGATGAGGGCCGTCATAAAGAAACTTAAGATTAGCATCGCTGCGCAAGCGACCGATGGCCTCGAAGCCTAAGCCCACCACCCCATTGACCCACTTGGACTTGCTGTAAAAGCCATCCGCGACGACATAACGAATCCAGTCCGGGAAAAAGATGGTGCAGTAAGCCAGATGCCCGAGGTAGAAATCCAAGCGGCTCCTCGAAGCCACTTGGTCTTCGGTCGGGGTCTTCTCGGTTCTCAAGTCGGCTTCCGTTTGTTGGGCTGACAAGGTATAGCCCGTCTTCTGCTGCAAGTCAACAATAGCTACAACAGACCATTCGAGTCCTTTTTCGGCTCGTTGAGCTTTGCTGTTGTAAAACCAATCCAAGCCATGGGTGTGACGACCACTTTTCTCGTTGAAGGTGCAATCGACTACTACTATCTGTTCGCTGTCCTCGGGTCGTAGCTGTTCGATTAAGCGGCGGTTGAGACGTTCGAGTCCTAGACCCGCCTCGAAGTGTCGCCGATAAGTCCGCTCGTTTATCTGGCTGTAGCGGCTGAGATTCGTATAGTTGACTCGACCACAGACGACAAAGAGAGTGGTCATCAGGGTCATCAAAAATTTCTGCTGGGGTTTGCTAAATGTTTCCACCAGACCCGCTACAATGCTCTTGAGGCTATCCATCTGTGCAGCTTTGTTAGATTTACCACCTGCACTTTAGACGATGGATAGCTTTTCTCCAACTCGGCGAACCCACACCGCCGCTCTCTGGCGTCTCTGCCAACGACCTCCGCTCCCCCCCTCGGTAACTCGCTTTCTTTTCCCAACTCGACTTGTTGCACGAGACGGCACCTCCCCGGAATCCTTTGCCAGATACCGGTGACAGGCGTTTGTCTTACTGACTCAACTCAATAACGCCCAAAAAACTGTCCGGAGTATTGTTAGAGGGAACCCTGACCTTATTACAAGAAACCGGGGTCTTGTAAGGGACTTCGTACATGGGACTGTACCTGTCCTGATGAGGCTACATTGGCTACAATGTGGCCTTTGTCGTACCTTTGCCCCTGTCCATCACCCCTACCCTCATGGCGTTACAATCTCAAACAGCCACATCTGCCAGTCTGCCCTCCGGGCGATCGCGGCCCCCCCTGTTCCTTGTTCTCATGGCCAGCCTGGTCGCCGTCGGCATGGCCTTACCCTTGGCCTACCTAATCTTACGAGCCTTGGGAATCGGGGTGGTGGACTTTTGGGAAATTTTACGACGGCCGCGAACCATTCAGGTCTTTTTTAACAGTATTGGTATGGTCTTGGCGGTCACCGTCCTCTCCGCCTTAATTGCCATTCCCCTAGCATTTCTCACCGTCCGCACCGACTTACCCGGGCGGCGGTTTTGGAGTGTCACCTCCAGTCTACCTCTGGCTATTCCCACCTATGTGGGCAGCTTTGCCCTCCTGGCCTTTGCCGGTCCCCGAGGAAGTATGCTGCAAATTCTCCTAGAACCTTGGGGAGTGCAGCGGCTACCCTCAATTTATGGTTGGACTGGGGTGATTCTAGCCACAACCCTATTTTCCTATCCCTATCTTCTCCTAACTGTGCGAGCCAGTCTCCAGGGGATGGACCCCGCTATGGAAGAGGCCTCCCTGAGTCTAGGCTATAGCTATTCTGAAACCTTTTGGCGCGTGACCCTACCCCAATTGCGGCCCGCGATCGCCGCCGGGGCCCTGCTCGTGTCTCTCTACTCCCTTCAGGACTTTGGCACACCAGCACTGATGCGTTTTAACTCCTTCACCCGCATCATCTTCCTACAATATCGAGCCAGCTTCGATCGCAGTATGGCAGCGGCCCTCTCCCTAGTCCTAGTTGCCCTAGTCGGATGTATCCTCTGGTTAGAATACCGGGCCCGGTCCAAAGCCGCCTACTATAGCAGCGGTTCCGCCAGTCAGCATCAGCCCACATTAATTCCCCTAGGCCCCTGGAAATGGTTAGCCCTGGCCTTTTGTAGCCTGGTATTTCTCAGTTCCCTAGTCATGCCCCTCGCGGTACTCATCTTCTGGCTGGGACGAGGCATGATGGCGGGCCAGAGTCCGATTGACCTCGTCACAGCCATGCTCCCCTCAGCCGTCAACTCCATCTACGGCTCAGGCTTAGCGGCACTCATCGCCGTTATCTTTGCCCTTCCCATTGCCATTCTTGCCGTCCGCTTTCCCAGTCCTCTGAGCAGCCTTTTAGAACGACTCTCCTATATCGGCTTTGGGATGCCCGGAATTGTCGTCGCCTTATCCCTCGTCTTCTTTGGGGCCAACTACATGATTGGCTTGTACCAAACCCTACCCATGCTCCTGTTCGCCTATTTAGTCCTCTTCATCCCCCAAGGGGTAGGAACCTTACGCAGTTCCCTGTTACAGATTGCTCCCAGCCTAGAAGAGTCAGCTCGGAGTTTAGGGCGAACCCCCTGGCAAACCCTACGGGAAGTGACCATCCCCCTACTGCGTCCAGGACTCATCAGTGGCGCGATGTTAATTTTCCTCACCGCCATCAAAGAACTCCCCGCCACCCTATTACTCTCTCCCATCGGTTTCCGCACTCTAGCCACAGAAATCTGGCAAGCCACCGCCGAAAACGCCGCCTTCACCCAAGCCGCCGTTGCCTCCCTGATGATGCTCGTCGTCTCAACTCTCGCCACCCTCATCATCCTCTCCCAAGAGCGACTCACTCGGAAAAGGCAATAGGGGGAAGAAGCAAAACTGGACAGCCTCAGGGGACTGCCCAGTATCAATGCGGTGATACCCACACAGAGTTAATAACGGGGAACGCGATTAGTTGCTCGGGGCAACCTTTTCCTTGAACAGTTTGCCAGCGGAGAAGGCGGGAACCTTGGTGGCGGGGATGACCATCTTGTCGCCGGTTTTGGGGTTACGACCTTCACGGGCCTTACGATCTCTGGCTTCAAAGGAACCAAAGCCGACCAGGGTCACTTTGTCATCGCTCGACACCGCTTCCACAATGGTTTCCAGGGCTGCCGTTAGAACAGCGTCCGCTTCCTTTTTCGTGACGTTCGCTTTCGCGGCGACGCGATCGACGAGTTCTCCTTTATTCATGTCTGGATGTCTCCTTAAGGTCAGATAGTACGGGTTCGTAACTGCCTAAACGGGTCTTGAGGACACTTTAGGCAGGAAACATCGGATAGGCTTTTTAGACTAAAAACCTCGAAACTCTTGGTCTTACGATGTTTCACTGACTCATTCTAATGGGTGTTTGCCCGATCTGGATCGCAGAAAGTATTAATTTATCTTGATTTTAGGATTTTTTTGACATCTATCCTTTTTTTTTAGGCAAATCTGGGAAAAAATCTTGACAATTCCTAAAAAATTGAGTAAGACTCTCTGGCTCTAGTGGCGGTTGTTTGACTCCCGGGAGGGCGATCGCCCTCCTCAACTTTGGCAGATGTGCTAACAGTTAGGGAGGGGTGCAATCTTGGCCCTAAGGATGCTCTGGGGACTCTAAACCCAGCCTTAGGACACCAAAAACGACTATATAGCAATTAACGGTTAACTGAGGATTAGGGGGGGGCCATCTGATACGTTGCTCTAGGTTTTTGGGTCTGCTTAGTTGAGCTTGGCCCGTCACTAAACCGCTAAAAACTCCTGAATCACCTCTTGGGAGAGGTCTTCTGTCGCTCCTGAGGCGACGATTCCCCCTTTCTGCATGGCGTAGTAGCGATCGGCTTGGCGGACAAAGTGTAAATGCTGTTCCACCAAAAGGACGGAAATCCCCGTGCGCTCGATAATACGACGGACGGCGGCCTCAATTTCTAGGATAATCGAGGGTTGAATCCCCTCCGTAGGTTCATCAAGGAGTAACAGGCGCGGTTGGCCCATCAGGGCCCGGGCGATCGCCAACTGTTGTTGTTGTCCACCACTCAAGTCTCCCCCCATGCGGCCCAACATCGTCTCTAACACGGGGAATAACTCAAAAATTTCCGGGGGAATCACCTTCTTCGAGCGTCCCGGACGGGCCTCTAACCCCAACAAGAGATTTTCCTTGACCGTGATGCGGGGGATAATTTCTCGACCTTGGGGAACATAGCCAATTCCCGCTTGGGCCCGGCGGGGTGTGGATAAGGACAACAGGGGGCGATCGCAAAAGTTGATTTGTCCTGATCGAGGAGCTAACAACCCCATAATCGTCTTCAACAGGGTCGTTTTACCCACCCCATTCCGACCAATGAGACAGACCATCTCACCCATGGGAACACTCAAATCCACATTACGCAGAATATGACTCTCGCCATAATAGACATTCAAGCCCGAAACCTGGAGCATTAACCCGGAGTCGGGAGTCGTGGTGCGGGTATCTACAGCTTGCATCGGTTAATCCTCCTCCTCCGAAGGTCCTAAATAGACTTCAATCACTCGTGGGTTATTTTGAATCTCATCCATGGTTCCTTCACAGAGGAGAGACCCTTGATGTAACACACTCACCGTTCGGGCAATTTGTCGCACAAACTCCATATCATGCTCAATCACAATAAT harbors:
- a CDS encoding iron ABC transporter substrate-binding protein produces the protein MKRRTVISLISLATATSTLLIACDAQDSPTADGAADGAAGGGDALVVYSGRGEDLIGPMFERFEAETGIQVNVRYGDTAELAATILEEGDNSPADIYFAQDAGALGALQVEGRTRNIPDNLLNQVDSRFRSREGQWVGITGRARVFAYNTDMLDAEDVPNSIWDLTEPEWSGRVGWAPTNGSFQAFVSAIREHEGEERAREWLEGMKANDPQVFRNNTSIVEGLGRGEVEVGLVNNYYLARFQAEDPNFPVAHHYPSGDIGSMINIAGVAILNSTNQPEAAEAFVEFMLSPEAQQHFAEGNSEYPLISGIEPPNDQLPIAEINPPDIDLSSLEDLEQYSGQI
- a CDS encoding ABC transporter permease, coding for MALQSQTATSASLPSGRSRPPLFLVLMASLVAVGMALPLAYLILRALGIGVVDFWEILRRPRTIQVFFNSIGMVLAVTVLSALIAIPLAFLTVRTDLPGRRFWSVTSSLPLAIPTYVGSFALLAFAGPRGSMLQILLEPWGVQRLPSIYGWTGVILATTLFSYPYLLLTVRASLQGMDPAMEEASLSLGYSYSETFWRVTLPQLRPAIAAGALLVSLYSLQDFGTPALMRFNSFTRIIFLQYRASFDRSMAAALSLVLVALVGCILWLEYRARSKAAYYSSGSASQHQPTLIPLGPWKWLALAFCSLVFLSSLVMPLAVLIFWLGRGMMAGQSPIDLVTAMLPSAVNSIYGSGLAALIAVIFALPIAILAVRFPSPLSSLLERLSYIGFGMPGIVVALSLVFFGANYMIGLYQTLPMLLFAYLVLFIPQGVGTLRSSLLQIAPSLEESARSLGRTPWQTLREVTIPLLRPGLISGAMLIFLTAIKELPATLLLSPIGFRTLATEIWQATAENAAFTQAAVASLMMLVVSTLATLIILSQERLTRKRQ
- the smc gene encoding chromosome segregation protein SMC, coding for MVYIKEIELTNFKSFGGTTRVPFRREFTVISGPNGSGKSNILDALLFCLGIASSKGMRADRLPDLVNQQQNKRRSTVEASVSVTFDLSPEDRLWGRVQANETADETSDEPSDENPDIQISETEEIPQHRDWRVTRRLRVTRSGGYTSQYAINGEVCTLGELHEQLNELRVYPEGYNVVLQGDVTSIISMNARERREIIDELAGVAAFDRKIDRAQEKFAEVEEREDRCRIVEKELTTQRDRLAADRLKAEQYQRLRQELQEKQAWARVLQWQQLRQRQEQIGEQLAAGDRTRRELQETLAQLTENLKQASDELDILNQQVKALGEEELLARQSELARQEAEQQQRQQRREELQQHGQELERAIAQTETAIAQSQQQQEQLRQQQQLLETDQLPTRRESRELAQGELERARESANALADRAQAWVQEQTQLRQQTETLLGTLEPQRTEQAQLRERLAQLGEQLSQRETAIAQREEQLHESQQEYEQLQEAETKAQEHLQQLERTSQAAEEELQIQQDTQTRLQQEQRDKQRRLDKLEAQNQALQEASGSYASQVVEQSGLSGICGLVSQLGRVESDVQIALETAAGGRLGFVVVEDDLVASAAIQLLKEKRAGRATFLPLNKIHAPRFQRAPEVERSPGFVDYAVNLIDCEERYDSIFAYVFGSTVVFDSLDNARRLLGQARMVTLDGELLEASGAMTGGSQRRGASHLHFGNVDSGESAEVKGLRDRLRQIGEILERCEGEILRWSSELKLGAKALMEAKQQHRELQLRRERLGQDIESLQQQQEQGRSQQQQQRQELDRTQARFQQLQQELPQQEQQLQGLRDQLAELEKSQTHQEWQQYQQEIQQREEILAQRTQSLREAEERLRELVRQQERLTEKTQERQQQLGELQHRRQEIEQQQQQLAQHLEELEEQIAQTRASFAEIEAKLGEEKQARDRAEARLRELRVSQQQTDWRLQKLQETQEGRVEQLQQVRDQLREQEQELPNPLPEVPPQHKLDTLDKELRSLAKRIEAMEPVNMLALEEFERTQARLEELSEKLAILQDERQELLLRIENFTTLRLRAFKEAFDAVNENFAQIFAELSEGDGHLQLSDPEDPFNGGLNLVAHPKGKPVQRLASMSGGEKSLTALSFIFALQRYRPSPFYAFDEVDMFLDGANVERLAKMIKKQAQAAQFIVVSLRRPTIAAAARTIGVTQARGAYTQVLGLTLQQQPSTDTQESLSPERSV
- a CDS encoding transposase; this translates as MDSLKSIVAGLVETFSKPQQKFLMTLMTTLFVVCGRVNYTNLSRYSQINERTYRRHFEAGLGLERLNRRLIEQLRPEDSEQIVVVDCTFNEKSGRHTHGLDWFYNSKAQRAEKGLEWSVVAIVDLQQKTGYTLSAQQTEADLRTEKTPTEDQVASRSRLDFYLGHLAYCTIFFPDWIRYVVADGFYSKSKWVNGVVGLGFEAIGRLRSDANLKFLYDGPHRGRGRPRRYDGKVDLTDPSRLTFVATLDEGVSLYTAVVWSVNFRRPVRLAYLLKEQNGRRSYVVLFSTDVTLDPLHLYRCYTARFQIEFIFRDARQFLGFSDCEARSAEALDSHVNASLLALNLAKATLQSTHTRAEPLSFSIASLKRLALNEHLFDLFIDSFDLDPTLIKSHPNYSELLSYGALAS
- a CDS encoding PRC-barrel domain-containing protein gives rise to the protein MTSEHIRQRSDLLGTQVITRDGGRRLGVVSQIWVDIDRREVVALGMRDNILAVAGLPRYMQLDRIRQIGDVILVDTDEVIEDDLDVEMYSTIINSEVITEVGELLGKVRGFKFDTRDGKVVSIIVASIGIPQIPEQLLSTYELPIEEIVSSGPNRLIVFEGAEERLTQLSVGVMERLGLGSAPWEREEEEEFYTPTARPENQLGSGIPTAPPEPRRQAIQAEQQWDEDEWTQPQPEPLYEPEPEPVYVEYDEPETENWSDTSRSQYEPPYEPEPYREEPVYEEADYPDYSQPVEYEDIEADAWSEEEDQRAYDPPKVNIPQKTKQPEYEEEAGY
- the urtE gene encoding urea ABC transporter ATP-binding subunit UrtE, encoding MLQVSGLNVYYGESHILRNVDLSVPMGEMVCLIGRNGVGKTTLLKTIMGLLAPRSGQINFCDRPLLSLSTPRRAQAGIGYVPQGREIIPRITVKENLLLGLEARPGRSKKVIPPEIFELFPVLETMLGRMGGDLSGGQQQQLAIARALMGQPRLLLLDEPTEGIQPSIILEIEAAVRRIIERTGISVLLVEQHLHFVRQADRYYAMQKGGIVASGATEDLSQEVIQEFLAV
- a CDS encoding HU family DNA-binding protein, with translation MNKGELVDRVAAKANVTKKEADAVLTAALETIVEAVSSDDKVTLVGFGSFEARDRKAREGRNPKTGDKMVIPATKVPAFSAGKLFKEKVAPSN